A genomic window from Salvia hispanica cultivar TCC Black 2014 chromosome 5, UniMelb_Shisp_WGS_1.0, whole genome shotgun sequence includes:
- the LOC125190316 gene encoding uncharacterized protein At4g17910-like, producing the protein MESFNPNRHLKELFVSHLTGSSKLEIFFLITNLSILVLIRRCIGFNWISNGHPKKDDNVAGGGKSFKAYVAVLLIDYLCIAMPYILYLTVLAEWTYWSTVLMLLLLFCLKTFDRNRPSFLQEGGVDSIREDITSYRISTMLVTCFSILAVDFKIFPRRYAKTETYGTGLMDLGVGAFVVANALVSRQARGIANMTLSTGLRSTSPLIILGFARLVCTSSVNYQVHVGEYGVHWNFFFTLAAVAILTLIVNVHPKYCGILGSLILIGYQALLLRGLNLYLLSKDRKSDIFSQNKEGIFSIFGYWGMYLIGVRIGSYAFFGDNADAMLKTKTWMRTRVWVLCMFFWSLTLLLDWYVEATSRRMCNMAYVSLILAINLQVLGIVMMFDCVPGCKSSAMEEAFSRNMLASFLLANVLTGLVNLSIDTLSASSISAVAILFAYAFILCFVVGIANFFGMVFKFW; encoded by the exons ATGGAGTCCTTCAATCCCAATAGGCACCTTAAAGAACT ATTCGTGAGTCACTTAACGGGGTCTTCGAAGCTTGAAATTTTCTTTCTGATCACAAATCTTTCG ATTTTGGTTCTTATTAGACGTTGCATCGGATTCAACTGGATCAGTAATG GCCATCCTAAGAAAGATGATAACGTTGCTGGTGGTGGAAAGAGTTTCAAAGCTTATGTTGCAGTCTTGCTTATTGATTATCTCTGCATTGCTATGccttatattttatatctgACT GTTTTGGCAGAATGGACTTATTGGAGCACAGTCTTGATGCTTTTGCTGCTGTTTTGCCTGAAAACATTTGATAG AAATCGACCTTCATTCTTGCAGGAAGGTGGTGTAGATTCTATTAGGGAAGATATCACATCTTACAGAATCTCTACG ATGCTTGTTACATGCTTCTCTATTTTGGCTGTTGATTTCAAGATATTTCCCAGAAGATACGCGAAAACAGAGACATATGGGACTGGATTG ATGGATCTTGGGGTTGGCGCATTTGTAGTAGCAAATGCCTTGGTTTCACGACAGGCACGTGGCATCGCAAATAT GACACTGAGTACTGGCCTTCGTTCAACTAGTCCATTGATTATTTTGGGTTTTGCTCGACTTGTCTGTACTTCAAGTGTGAATTACCAG GTTCATGTTGGTGAATATGGTGTCCATTGGAACTTCTTTTTCACTCTAGCTGCTGTGGCTATCCTCACATTAATTGTTAATGTTCATCCTAAATACTGTGGTATTCTAGGTTCATTAATCCTAATAG GTTATCAAGCCTTACTATTGCGTGGGCTGAATTTATATCTTCTTTCTAAAGACAGGAAAAGTGACATCTTTAGCCAAAACAAGGAAGGGATTTTTAGCATATTTG GATATTGGGGTATGTATCTTATTGGTGTCAGAATTGGAAGCTATGCCTTCTTTGGAGACAATGCTGATGCTATGTTGAAAACCAAGACTTGGATGAGAACTAGAGTTTGGGTTCTTTGCATGTTTTTCTG GTCACTAACTTTGCTTCTTGACTGGTATGTTGAAGCAACATCTCGCCGAATG TGCAACATGGCATATGTATCTCTTATCTTGGCTATCAACCTTCAG GTGTTAGGCATTGTAATGATGTTTGACTGTGTTCCGGGATGCAAGAGTTCAGCCATGGAAGAAGCTTTTAGTCGAAATATGTTGGCATCGTTTCTACTG GCTAATGTTCTTACAGGATTGGTGAACTTGTCCATTGACACTCTATCAGCTTCATCGATCTCAGCTGTAGCTATCTTGTTTGCTTATGCcttcattttatgttttgttgtGGGAATTGCAAACTTTTTTGGCATGGTGTTCAAGTTTTGGTAG